One Solea senegalensis isolate Sse05_10M linkage group LG13, IFAPA_SoseM_1, whole genome shotgun sequence DNA segment encodes these proteins:
- the LOC122779402 gene encoding ferroxidase HEPHL1-like → MELCLRLLAGGSLLLLLLLSSGAEGKERVYYVGIIEDAWDYAPSGKNLLNGELIEADEHASIFLERGPNRIGRVYKKAMFRQYTDATYSKRVPQPVWLGFLGPVLRAEVDDVIVVHLRNFASRNYSMHPHGVFYEKDAEGALYPDGTSGRLKEDDSVPPGGSYTYRWEVRPEFAPTDGDANCLTWVYHSHVDAPMDISSGLIGALLTCKKGILKETQIGSAQDSARHDVDQDVFLMFHVVDENLSWYLDDNIESLSNPDEEDPDFQESNKMHAINGYMFGNLPGIQLCQHRAVAWHLFGMGNEVDIHSAFFHGNTLLDRGHRTDVLSLFPATFATAEMVPKSKGKWLLTCQVNDHLQAGMQAFYEVKSCGDGSSTTAPAGAVRDYFLAAEKVVWSYAPSDKDLINNVSLTDADRASEVFFGREEGRIGGQYMKVVYREYTDNTFTIRKPSRPDQEHLGILGPVLRSEEGDTLRVTFMNKADRKYSIQPHGLHYDKQFQGSNYEDGVDKPGSRVGPGESFIYTWQVLEGPSSSDSPCIPYLYYSATDPAVDTNSGLVGPLLVCKKGMLGANGTQKGVDKEFFLLFSVMDENMSWYLEENIERFGSNQSDPEADDFVESNKMHAVNGRMYGNLDGLDMCAGDKVWWYTFGLGTEVDIHGVYFEGNTFKKQSTTRDTVNLFPHITATVAMQPNMPGVYEVSCRVTDHFSAGMRQQYRVGLCPGRKVNATRTQPTKTVQYFISAEELEWDYSPARDWELEKHQATSEDSPGSTFVEKAENRIGSRYKKVVYREYTDETFRIQKIRTSSQQHLGILGPLIKAEVGEQIVITFKNKASRPYSIGAHGVKASGAHVPVKPGLILEMTWDVPVSSGPGVTDPNCISYAYFSNVDFIKDLYSGLLGPLVICRPGTLQHGEGPGRARADVEKEFALLFMVHDENQSWYVDENIRTYLGVDPGTFTRDEDFEESNMMHGINGKLYGNLHGLEMMQGQKVDWYLLGMGNEVDMHTVHFHAETFTYKTDRVHRADVFDLFPGTFQTVEMVAGNPGTWLLHCHVTDHIHAGMETTFTIKEKSFSKAPDAEGSMKVLLLTLALVLLL, encoded by the exons ATGGAGCTGTGTTTGCGGCTGCTGGCCGGCGgttcgctgctgctgctgctgctcctctcctccgGGGCGGAGGGCAAAGAGAGAGTTTACTATGTTGGGATTATTGAGGACGCGTGGGATTACGCGCCAAGTGGAAAGAATCTGCTCAACGGGGAACTCATCGAAGCAGACGA GCATGCGTCCATTTTCCTGGAAAGAGGACCCAACCGCATCGGCAGGGTTTATAAGAAAGCCATGTTCCGACAGTACACGGATGCGACGTACAGCAAACGGGTCCCCCAACCAGTTTGGTTGGGCTTCCTGGGTCCAGTGCTGCGAGCTGAGGTCGACGACGTTATCGTGGTCCACCTGAGGAACTTTGCATCCAGGAACTACTCCATGCATCCTCATGGAGTTTTCTATGAGAAGGATGCAGAAG GGGCGCTCTATCCAGATGGGACGTCGGGCAGGCTGAAGGAGGACGACTCTGTCCCTCCAGGAGGCAGCTACACCTACCGCTGGGAGGTTAGGCCAGAATTCGCCCCCACTGATGGTGATGCAAACTGCCTGACCTGGGTCTACCACTCTCACGTAGACGCTCCCATGGACATCTCCTCAGGACTGATAGGGGCTTTACTCACTTGCAAGAAAG gCATCTTGAAGGAAACACAAATAGGATCTGCCCAAGACTCCGCCCGTCATGATGTGGACCAGGATGTCTTTTTGATGTTCCATGTAGTGGATGAGAACCTGAGTTGGTACCTGGACGACAACATTGAGAGTCTCTCTAATCCAGATGAAGAAGACCCTGATTTTCAAGAGTCAAACAAGATGCATG CTATTAACGGCTACATGTTTGGAAACCTCCCCGGGATCCAGTTGTGCCAGCATCGTGCGGTAGCCTGGCATTTGTTCGGCATGGGTAACGAGGTGGACATTCACTCTGCCTTTTTCCATGGGAATACACTGCTGGACCGCGGTCACCGCACGGATGTCCTCAGCCTGTTCCCAGCCACGTTTGCTACTGCTGAGATGGTCCCGAAATCTAAAGGAAAGTGGCTTCTGACCTGCCAGGTTAATGACCACTTGCAGG CTGGGATGCAGGCCTTCTATGAAGTCAAGTCATGTGGCGATGGATCCAGCACCACAGCGCCCGCTGGTGCTGTGAGGGATTACTTCTTGGCAGCAGAGAAAGTCGTGTGGAGCTACGCTCCCTCTGACAAGGATCTGATTAACAATGTGTCCCTGACTGACGCTGACAG GGCATCAGAGGTGTTTTTtggaagagaggaaggaaggattgGAGGTCAATATATGAAAGTGGTCTACAGAGAGTACACAGACAACACCTTCACCATCAGAAAACCATCAAGACCTGATCAGGAACATTTAGGAATCTTGG GTCCAGTGCTGAGGTCAGAGGAAGGAGACACTCTCAGGGTGACATTCATGAACAAGGCTGATAGAAAATACAGCATCCAGCCTCATGGTCTGCACTATGACAAACAGTTCCAGGGAAGCAACTATGAGGACG GTGTTGACAAGCCCGGCTCTCGCGTCGGTCCAGGTGAGAGCTTCATCTACACCTGGCAGGTCCTAGAAGGTCCATCTTCATCTGATTCCCCCTGTATCCCCTACTTATACTACTCTGCCACTGATCCGGCCGTGGACACCAACTCTGGATTAGTGGGACCTCTGCTCGTGTGCAAGAAAGGCATGCTGGGGGCGAACGGAACCCAG AAAGGCGTGGACAAGGAGttcttccttctcttttctgtAATGGATGAAAACATGAGCTGGTATTTGGAGGAGAATATTGAGAGATTTGGAAGCAACCAGAGCGACCCAGAAGCTGACGACTTTGTGGAGAGCAACAAGATGCATG CTGTAAATGGACGCATGTATGGGAACCTTGACGGACTGGATATGTGTGCCGGGGACAAAGTTTGGTGGTACACCTTTGGGCTAGGTACAGAGGTGGACATCCATGGAGTTTATTTTGAAGGGAACACCTTTAAGAAGCAGAGCACGACACGAGACACTGTCAACCTGTTCCCTCACATCACTGCGACTGTCGCCATGCAGCCCAACATGCCTG GTGTGTATGAGGTGAGCTGCAGAGTCACAGACCACTTCTCAGCTGGcatgaggcagcagtacagAGTCGGCCTCTGCCCGGGGCGTAAGGTCAATGCCACCCGAACGCAGCCGACCAAGACTGTCCAGTACTTTATTAGTGCTGAAGAACTGGAGTGGGACTATTCTCCCGCGAGAGACTGGGAGCTGGAGAAGCACCAGGCCACATCAGaggacag TCCAGGCAGCACTTTTGTGGAGAAAGCAGAGAACAGAATTGGATCACGCTACAAGAAGGTGGTTTACAGAGAATACACGGATGAAACCTTCAGAATTCAGAAGATTCGGACGTCCAGTCAACAGCACCTGGGGATTCTGG GTCCATTAATCAAAGCCGAGGTCGGAGAGCAGATTGtgatcacatttaagaacaaaGCCAGTCGGCCGTACTCCATCGGTGCACATGGAGTCAAAGCGAGTGGCGCTCACGTTCCTGTCAAACCTG GTCTCATTCTTGAAATGACGTGGGACGTTCCTGTAAGCTCTGGTCCTGGAGTCACAGATCCTAACTGCATATCTTACGCCTATTTCTCCAACGTTGACTTCATTAAG GACCTGTACAGTGGTCTGCTGGGGCCTCTGGTGATCTGCAGGCCCGGGACTCTGCAGCACGGCGAGGGGCCCGGCAGAGCGAGGGCAGACGTGGAGAAGGAGTTTGCGCTGCTCTTTATGGTGCACGATGAAAACCAGTCGTGGTACGTGGATGAAAACATCAGGACGTACCTCGGCGTTGATCCTGGCACCTTCACGAGAGACGAAGACTTTGAAGAGAGCAACATGATGCACG GGATCAATGGGAAACTGTACGGTAACCTCCATGGACTGGAGATGATGCAGGGCCAGAAGGTTGACTGGTATCTTCTGGGGATGGGGAATGAAGTGGATATGCACACTGTACATTTCCACGCTGAGACGTTTACTTACAAG acggACCGCGTCCACCGTGCTGACGTCTTTGACCTCTTCCCCGGGACTTTCCAGACTGTGGAGATGGTTGCTGGGAATCCAGGAACTTGGTTGCTCCACTGTCATGTGACGGATCACATTCACGCTGGCATGGAAACCACTTTCACCATCAAAG AAAAAAGCTTCTCAAAAG CCCCGGACGCTGAAGGCTCCATGAAGGTGCTGCTGCTCACGCTCGCGCTCGTCTTGTTACTGTAG
- the tmem135 gene encoding transmembrane protein 135, with amino-acid sequence MGALSKIPHNCYEIGHTWSPSCTQSALDVARGALEVSFKIYAPLYLIAAILRKRKKDYYLKKLIPEILWSTSFLTANGGLYIVFFCIIRKLLGGFYPWSAGFGSALPASYIAILLERKSRRGLLTIYMTNLATETLFRMAVTRGIVKPIRYGEVLLFCITASLYMFFFRSKDGLKGFAFSALKFIVGKEEIPSHSGAADHVCAKAHEGTAAVETEDSQPSAGRCSSRRKTLVTYTRELLELICKHGPRHRCCKHYQDNCISYCVKGFVRMFSVGYLIQCCLKVPSAFRYMFSKPSRLPSLLYNKENFQLGAFLGSFVSIYKGTSCLLRWLRNIDDELHALIAGFLAGISMFFYKSTSISMYLFSKLVETMYFKGIEAGHFPYFPHADTVLYAISTAICFQAAVMEVQNLRPSYWKFLLRLTKGRFALMNRHLLDVFGTQASRDFKGFVPKLDPRYCAVLPPGGDIQLG; translated from the exons ATGGGAGCCCTGAGTAAAATACCACATAACTGCTACGAAATTGGTCACACCTGGAGCCCGTCGTGTACGCAGTCGGCACTGGATGTGGCCCGCGGCGCTTTGGAGGTGTCCTTCAAGATATACGCCCCCCTGTACCTG ATAGCAGCAATCctaaggaaaagaaagaaggactACTATTTAAAGAAGCTTATCCCTGAGATCCTATGGTCTACCTCGTTCCTCACTGCCAATGGAGGTCTCTACATTGTTTTCTTCTGCATCATCAG GAAACTGTTGGGTGGGTTCTACCCGTGGTCTGCTGGCTTTGGCTCAGCACTGCCTGCCTCCTACATCGCTATCCTCTTGGAGCGTAAGAGCAG GAGAGGGCTGCTGACAATATACATGACAAATCTC GCCACTGAGACTCTGTTCCGCATGGCCGTGACACGAGGCATCGTCAAACCCATCAGATACGGCGAG GTGCTGCTGTTCTGCATCACTGCGTCCCTCTACATGTTCTTCTTCAG GAGTAAAGATGGTCTTAAAGGCTTTGCCTTCTCTGCGTTGAA ATTCATTGTCGGTAAAGAAGAAATTCCGAGTCACTCTGGCGCAGCAGATCATGTCTGTGCAAAGGCCCATGAGGGCACAGCTGCTGTAGAGACCGAGGATTCGCAGCCATCAGCAGGACGGTGCAGCTCCAGGAGGAAAACTCTGGTCACCTACACCAGGGAGCTGCTAGAATTGAT ATGCAAACATGGTCCAAGACACAGATGTTGTAAACATTACCAAGACAACTGCATTTCTTACTGTGTTAAG GGTTTTGTGCGGATGTTCAGCGTTGGCTACCTGATTCAGTGCTGTCTTAAAGTGCCCTCAGCCTTCAGGTATATGTTCTCCAAACCCTCGCGCCTCCCGTCTCTCTTGTACAACAAGGAGAACTTCCAGTTGGGGGCTTTTCTAGGATCCTTCGTCAGCATCTACAAG GGAACAAGCTGCCTGCTGCGCTGGCTGCGTAACATCGATGATGAACTCCATGCACTTATAGCCG GTTTCCTGGCTGGCATTTCAATGTTCTTCTACAAAAGCACATCAATATCTATGTATCTCTTCTCTAAGCTGGTGGAG ACCATGTACTTCAAGGGCATCGAAGCCGGACACTTCCCATACTTTCCTCATGCCGACACAGTCCTGTACGCCATATCCACCGCTATCTGTTTCCAGGCT GCTGTGATGGAAGTGCAGAACCTCAGGCCTTCATACTGGAAGTTCCTGCTGCGTTTAACTAAGGGCAg GTTTGCACTCATGAACCGACACTTGCTCGATGTGTTTGGGACGCAGGCCTCCAGGGACTTCAAAGGGTTTGTGCCCAAACTGGACCCCCGTTACTGTGCAGTGCTTCCACCGGGGGGCGACATCCAGCTCGGGTGA